One window from the genome of Planctomycetota bacterium encodes:
- the glcF gene encoding glycolate oxidase subunit GlcF, with product MLHSIPTERLGPLGQPMADAVSACVHCGFCLAACPTYQTLGQEMDSPRGRIVLMKEVLEGKLPFAEAEPHVDRCLGCLACEPACPSGVPYRDLISPFRALAAREVRRPFGERLRRFLTALTVPHPARFRLAARIGRWGIVRRLSPRALRPMLDLLPATLPAARHLAEVNPAVGLRRARVALLAGCVQQVLDPDINTATIDVLTRNGVEVVVPRGQGCCGALAWHTGDLTAARASARRTLDAFPTDVDAIVTNAAGCGSALHEYPLVLRGTADEARARAFRERVEDASAFLTRLGVRTPFRQTPLRVVYQDACHLAHAQGVAAAPRALLRAVPGIELVELADPHLCCGSAGTYNLDQPEIAASLGEAKARAIVAAAPDVVASGNIGCLTQLRLHLDRLGAAIPARHTMAVLRDALAP from the coding sequence ATGCTCCACTCGATCCCCACCGAACGACTCGGGCCCCTCGGCCAGCCGATGGCCGACGCGGTCTCGGCCTGCGTTCACTGCGGGTTCTGTCTCGCGGCCTGCCCGACCTACCAGACGCTCGGCCAGGAGATGGATTCGCCGCGCGGCCGGATCGTGCTCATGAAGGAGGTCCTCGAGGGGAAGCTGCCGTTCGCCGAGGCCGAGCCGCACGTCGACCGCTGCCTCGGCTGCCTGGCCTGCGAACCGGCCTGCCCGAGTGGCGTGCCCTACCGGGATCTGATCAGCCCGTTTCGGGCGCTGGCGGCACGCGAGGTGCGGCGCCCGTTCGGCGAGCGCCTGCGGCGCTTCCTCACCGCGCTCACCGTGCCCCATCCCGCGCGCTTCCGCCTCGCCGCGCGGATCGGCCGGTGGGGGATCGTGCGGAGGCTGTCGCCGCGCGCGCTGCGGCCGATGCTCGACCTGCTCCCCGCGACGCTGCCGGCCGCCCGGCACCTGGCGGAGGTCAATCCGGCGGTCGGGCTGCGGCGGGCGCGCGTCGCGCTGCTCGCGGGCTGCGTGCAGCAGGTGCTCGATCCCGACATCAACACCGCGACGATCGATGTTCTCACGCGCAACGGGGTCGAGGTGGTCGTGCCGCGCGGCCAGGGGTGCTGCGGGGCGCTCGCCTGGCACACCGGCGACCTGACGGCCGCTCGGGCCAGTGCCCGCCGCACGCTCGACGCCTTTCCCACCGACGTCGACGCGATCGTGACCAACGCCGCCGGCTGCGGCTCGGCGCTCCACGAATACCCGCTCGTCCTCCGCGGCACCGCCGACGAGGCGCGTGCCCGGGCGTTTCGTGAACGGGTCGAAGATGCCAGCGCCTTCCTCACCCGGCTCGGCGTTCGCACGCCGTTTCGCCAGACGCCCCTCCGCGTGGTCTACCAAGACGCCTGCCATCTGGCCCACGCCCAAGGGGTCGCAGCCGCGCCGCGAGCGCTGTTGCGGGCCGTTCCCGGCATCGAGCTGGTCGAACTGGCCGACCCGCATCTGTGCTGCGGCAGCGCCGGGACCTACAACCTCGACCAGCCCGAGATCGCGGCCTCACTCGGCGAAGCCAAGGCCCGGGCGATCGTCGCCGCGGCGCCGGACGTGGTCGCCAGTGGCAACATCGGCTGCCTGACGCAGCTCCGCCTCCACCTCGACCGCCTCGGTGCCGCGATCCCGGCTCGGCACACGATGGCGGTCCTCCGCGACGCGCTGGCCCCCTGA
- a CDS encoding FAD-binding protein, whose translation MSSPPALGRLGALLPPARLLTRPAELAAYESDGLTAFETRPLAVAVPETRDEVIALVRACRAEGIPFVARGSGTSLCGGSLPVAGGVVIALNRLSRILRIDPDERIAVVEPGVVNTRVSLAAAPHGLYYAPDPSSQSICTIGGNVAFNSGGAHCLKHGMTANHVLGIEAVLASGEVVRFGGAGRDRLGPDWCGLFTGHEGLFGIALEITLQLLPRPEAYATVLAGYATLERAGDAVAAVIAGGLLPGAIEVMDSLAIEAARAAVDADYPPGCAAVLIVEIEGPREVVAIERERLDAILATSAPVAVRAARDDAERAAIWKGRKSAFSAVGRLSPDFIVQDGVVPRQRLGEALRRIAALADEAGLRVANVFHAGDGNLHPLILFDGRVAGALSQAEALAGRILRMCVEMGGSITGEHGVGVEKREFLPAMFNADEIDCLKRLRAAFDPLGIANPGKMFPGGEAPALGHVGLHPLERAGVVSRE comes from the coding sequence ATGAGCTCCCCTCCCGCGCTCGGCCGGCTCGGCGCCCTGCTCCCTCCCGCGCGGCTGCTGACGCGCCCGGCGGAGCTGGCCGCCTACGAGAGCGACGGGCTGACGGCGTTCGAGACGCGGCCGCTGGCCGTTGCCGTGCCGGAGACGAGAGACGAAGTCATCGCGCTGGTCCGCGCCTGCCGCGCCGAGGGGATCCCGTTCGTGGCCCGCGGCAGCGGCACGAGCCTGTGCGGCGGCTCGCTGCCGGTCGCGGGGGGCGTGGTGATCGCGCTCAACCGGCTGTCGCGGATCCTCCGCATCGATCCCGACGAGCGGATCGCCGTCGTCGAGCCGGGGGTCGTCAATACCCGAGTCTCGCTCGCCGCCGCACCCCACGGCCTGTACTACGCCCCCGACCCGTCGTCGCAGAGCATCTGCACGATCGGCGGCAACGTGGCCTTCAACTCCGGCGGGGCCCACTGCCTCAAGCACGGCATGACCGCCAACCACGTGCTCGGTATCGAGGCGGTGCTCGCCAGCGGCGAGGTCGTGCGCTTCGGCGGCGCCGGCCGCGACCGGCTCGGGCCCGACTGGTGCGGGCTGTTCACCGGCCACGAGGGGCTGTTCGGGATCGCGCTGGAGATCACGCTCCAGCTCCTCCCCCGCCCCGAGGCCTACGCCACCGTGCTGGCCGGCTATGCCACGCTCGAGAGGGCCGGCGACGCGGTCGCCGCGGTGATCGCCGGCGGGCTGCTCCCCGGGGCGATCGAGGTGATGGACAGCCTGGCGATCGAGGCGGCGCGGGCCGCGGTCGATGCCGACTATCCGCCGGGGTGCGCGGCGGTGCTGATCGTCGAGATCGAGGGGCCGCGCGAGGTGGTCGCGATCGAGCGCGAGCGCCTCGACGCGATCCTCGCCACGAGCGCGCCGGTCGCGGTCCGCGCCGCCCGCGACGATGCCGAGCGGGCGGCGATCTGGAAGGGGCGGAAGAGCGCGTTCAGCGCGGTCGGCAGGCTGTCGCCCGACTTCATCGTGCAGGACGGCGTGGTGCCCAGGCAGCGGCTCGGCGAGGCGCTGCGGCGGATCGCGGCGCTGGCCGACGAAGCCGGGCTCCGGGTCGCCAACGTGTTTCACGCCGGCGACGGCAACCTCCATCCGCTGATCCTGTTCGACGGCCGCGTGGCCGGGGCGCTCTCGCAGGCCGAGGCGCTCGCCGGGCGGATCCTGCGGATGTGCGTCGAGATGGGGGGCTCGATCACCGGCGAGCACGGCGTCGGCGTCGAGAAGCGCGAGTTCCTCCCGGCGATGTTCAACGCCGACGAGATCGATTGTCTGAAGCGGTTGCGCGCCGCGTTCGACCCGCTGGGGATCGCCAATCCGGGGAAGATGTTTCCCGGCGGGGAGGCTCCCGCCCTCGGCCACGTCGGCCTCCATCCGCTGGAGCGCGCCGGGGTGGTGTCGCGCGAATGA